Proteins from a single region of Paraburkholderia sp. PGU19:
- a CDS encoding oligopeptide:H+ symporter, which translates to MKSPVSQTRSFSTVFLIEMWERFGYYGMAALLVLFMIDRLGFDDARATLTWGAFAALVYASPSIGGWIGDKILGARRSMIFGALVLAAGYLMLALPNDSLEFMYASLGVIVVGNGLFKSNAANLVRRIYEGDDARIDSAFTIYYMAVNIGSTVSMLATPWIKDHWGWHTAFAVCCGGMLIAVVNYFLMFRTLSHVGSAPDAEPIRWKRVLAVAIGGIALGTATTFVLQHKAIAVACVYTAGVAILAIFAYMLLSCERSERSGLLAALILTLQVILFFVFYQQMSTSLTLFALRNVDPTFSLFGAHLFTWSAAQFQALNPIWIMLLSPLLAMLYTKLAKSGKDVPVAAKYAFGFAVVAAGFFVYAWSGSFAVNGRVSSWWMVGGYGLYSLGELLVSGLGLAMIARYVPARMSGFMMGAYFVATGVSQYLGSVVANLAKMPAGDLEPMTSLPLYTKLFAELGWLAAVGAVVAILLLPLMGRLSRAHQQCVEQARSGEGVAASVQ; encoded by the coding sequence CTTGTGCTGTTCATGATCGACCGGCTTGGCTTCGACGACGCCCGCGCGACGCTCACGTGGGGCGCGTTCGCGGCGCTGGTGTATGCGTCGCCGTCGATCGGCGGCTGGATTGGCGACAAGATTCTCGGCGCGCGCCGCTCGATGATTTTCGGCGCGCTGGTGCTCGCGGCTGGCTACCTGATGCTTGCGCTGCCGAACGACAGCCTCGAGTTCATGTATGCGTCGCTGGGCGTGATCGTGGTTGGCAATGGGCTGTTCAAGTCGAACGCCGCGAATCTCGTGCGCCGTATTTATGAAGGCGACGATGCGCGCATCGACAGTGCGTTCACGATCTACTACATGGCGGTGAACATCGGCTCGACGGTGTCGATGCTGGCGACGCCGTGGATCAAGGATCACTGGGGCTGGCACACGGCGTTCGCCGTCTGCTGCGGCGGCATGTTGATTGCCGTGGTGAACTACTTCCTGATGTTCCGCACGCTGTCGCATGTAGGCTCCGCGCCGGATGCCGAGCCGATCCGCTGGAAGCGCGTGCTGGCTGTTGCGATCGGCGGGATCGCGCTGGGCACGGCGACGACGTTCGTGTTGCAGCACAAGGCGATTGCCGTTGCATGCGTATACACGGCGGGCGTCGCGATTCTGGCGATCTTTGCGTACATGCTGCTCAGCTGCGAGCGGTCGGAGCGCTCGGGCTTGCTGGCAGCGCTGATTCTGACGCTGCAGGTGATTCTGTTCTTCGTGTTCTATCAGCAGATGTCGACGTCGCTGACGTTGTTCGCGCTGCGTAATGTCGATCCGACGTTCTCGCTGTTCGGCGCGCATCTGTTTACGTGGAGTGCTGCGCAGTTCCAGGCGCTGAATCCGATCTGGATCATGTTGCTGAGTCCACTTCTCGCGATGCTGTATACGAAGCTCGCGAAGAGCGGCAAGGACGTGCCGGTTGCGGCGAAGTATGCGTTTGGTTTTGCCGTCGTTGCGGCGGGGTTCTTCGTTTATGCGTGGAGCGGCAGCTTTGCCGTCAATGGACGCGTTTCGTCGTGGTGGATGGTGGGCGGTTATGGTCTGTACTCGCTCGGCGAACTGCTGGTGAGCGGCCTCGGGCTTGCGATGATTGCCCGCTATGTGCCGGCGCGGATGAGCGGTTTTATGATGGGCGCTTATTTTGTGGCGACGGGCGTGTCGCAGTATCTGGGTAGTGTTGTTGCCAATCTGGCGAAGATGCCGGCTGGGGATCTTGAGCCTATGACTTCTCTTCCGCTGTATACGAAGCTCTTTGCTGAGCTTGGGTGGCTGGCTGCTGTTGGGGCTGTTGTTGCTATCTTGTTGCTGCCGCTGATGGGGCGCCTTTCGCGGGCGCATCAGCAGTGCGTTGAGCAAGCGCGCAGCGGGGAGGGTGTGGCCGCCTCGGTGCAATAA